In Zingiber officinale cultivar Zhangliang chromosome 1A, Zo_v1.1, whole genome shotgun sequence, a genomic segment contains:
- the LOC122004221 gene encoding indole-3-acetic acid-induced protein ARG7-like, which yields MDKCNKIRHIVRLRQMLRRWRQRASVSSSSPPPDVPAGHVAVCVGRMERRFVVRASHLNHPVLRQLLHQAEEEYGFPSGRTGPVALPCVDEALFEHLLRHISSSRFRNCSLEDLEIMLSFIGGDLSQFSGDLRPLLQGHRHAEKTVW from the coding sequence atggacaaATGCAACAAGATCCGCCACATAGTTCGCCTCCGGCAGATGCTACGCCGGTGGAGGCAGCGGGCGTCGGTCTCCTCTTCCTCTCCGCCACCGGACGTCCCGGCAGGGCATGTGGCGGTGTGCGTGGGGCGCATGGAGCGGCGCTTCGTGGTGCGCGCGTCGCACCTCAACCACCCAGTTCTCCGGCAGCTCCTCCACCAGGCCGAGGAGGAGTACGGCTTCCCATCCGGCCGGACCGGCCCCGTCGCCCTCCCCTGCGTTGACGAGGCCCTCTTCGAGCACCTCCTCCGTCACATCTCTTCTTCCAGGTTCCGGAATTGTAGCCTCGAGGACTTGGAGATCATGCTTTCTTTTATAGGCGGCGACCTCAGCCAGTTCTCTGGCGACCTGCGGCCCCTGCTTCAAGGCCACCGCCACGCCGAGAAGACGGTTTGGTGA